The genomic DNA ATCGACGCCCACCGTCGCCCCGACATGCGGCCGCTGATCTCCGCCAGCCGCACGGTGGGCCAGGTGCTCAAGCCCGGCGATGTGGTGATCTACGAGTCCACGGTCTACCCCGGCGCCACCGAAGAGGACTGCGTGCCCTTGCTGGAGGCAGAGTCCGGCCTGGTCCACAACCGGGACTTCTTCACCGGCTACAGCCCGGAGCGTATCAACCCGGGCGACAAGGCTCACCGGGTCACTTCCATCGTCAAGGTCACCTCCGGCTCCACTTCCGAGGCGGCGGACTTTGTCGACGCCCTTTACGCCCGCATCATCACCGCCGGCACCCACCGCGCCGAGAGCATCCGCGTGGCCGAGGCGGCCAAGGTGATCGAAAACACCCAGCGGGACGTGAACATCGCACTGATCAACGAGCTGGCGCTGCTCTTCGAGAAGCTGGGCCTGGACACCGAGGCGGTACTGCAGGCCGCCGGCACCAAGTGGAACTTCCTGCCCTTCCGCCCGGGGCTGGTGGGCGGCCACTGCATCGGCGTGGACCCCTACTACCTGACCCACAAGGCCCAGGCGGTAGGCCACCACCCGGAGATGATCCTGGCCGGGCGCAGGGTCAACGACGGCATGGGCGCGCACATCGCCGACGCCACGGTGCGGGCGATGGTGCGCAAGGGCATCAACCCGGTGGGGGCCCGGGTGCTGCTGATGGGGCTGACGTTCAAGGAGAACTGCCCGGACCTGCGCAACACCCGGGTGACCGATATCCACGCCACGCTGGCCGACTACAACACCGAAGTCACCGTCTACGACCCCTGGGTGGACCCGGCGGAGGCGGAGGAGGAGTACGGCATCACCCCCCTCACCCGGCCACCGGCGGCGGGCAGCTGCGACGCCATCATCGTCGCCGTGCCCCACCGGGAATTCATCGAGATGGGCATCGAGGCGGTGCGCGCCCTGGGCAAGCCCCACGCGGTGGTCTATGACGTCAAGTCGGTGTTCCCGCGTGGCACCACCGACCTGCGCCTGTAGCGGCCGGGCAACCGGTCAATGGCAGGGCGCGCAGTCCGGTAGCGCCGGCCCGATGCCCTGCCGGCGCCCGGGGTTGAAGGGCTGGTCCGTGCCGTAGGCGCCCCAGCGATCGGTGGTCCGCTCCCGGGCGTTGAAGTCCAGCGACACGTCCGGCAGGCCGCTGGCCGCCGGCTGGGTGGCCTCGTCACGGCCGAGCGCCCCATCCCGGGGGTACAAATCGAGCTCGTGCAGCGCCGCCAGCGGCGCTACCAGATACTCGCCTGCACGCTCCAGGGACTCGGTGTAGTTTTCGTCTGCCGAAGCCAGCCCGTCCGGCAGGCGCAACGGCCGGTCCGCGAATACGGCGTTGCCCGCCACCTGCTGGGTATGGTCGCCGTGGGGCCGGTCCAGCCGGATACCGAACCCGCCCGCCACCACGGTGTTATTCAGGATCAGCACCTCCCGAGGCAAATCGTTGTGGGGCATGAAGATCAGCCCGTCCCCCTGGCGGTTCACGAACAGGTTGTTATACAGCGCCACGTGCCCCTCGCCCTGGAACAGCCGCTCATGGGGATTCTCGTAGAAGAGATTGCCGTAGACCCGGTAGCGGTCCTCGCTGCCCGGCCCCTCCAGCGGCCAGTGCCCCAGCAGCAGGTTGGGGCGGGCGCGGCCCCCGCTGCTGCCCCCCTCCGATTTGTCGAACACGTTGTAGCGGATCACCGTCTCCTTGGGATCCACGGGCATGCCGGGCAGGGTGTCGCGGGGGTTCTGGTGCTTGATCTGCATGTTGTAGCCCCGGGTGCGGGCCACGTGGTTGTGTTCGATCAGCCCGTTGATGAAGGGCGCACTGCCGTCAGACTGCCCCAGGTAGAGCCCCGTGCCCACGTCGCGGATGTCGTTGTGCCGGATCACCCAGTTCCAGGCCGGCACCCGGTTGGTAATGCCGGTATTGCCCTGGCCGCGGTCGTAGTTGCGGATACGCAGATGCTCGAGGGTGATGTCGTGGGCGTAATTGCCGTGGGCCTCGGCCACCACGCCGGCGATGGGGTGGCGTTGGCCATCCAGGGTCAGGTGGCGCACCACGATGTGGGCGCTGTCCAGCAGACTGACGGTATTCGCCCCCGGGCGGCCCAGCAGCACGGCCGGGTCCCCCTCGGCCGGCCCGGAGACGACGATGGGCGCCTCGGCCGTGCCCTGGAGGCGGCGCAGGGACAGCGGGCGGGGGTACTCGCCCGGCGCCAGCTGCAGCCAGTCCCCGGGCTGCAACCGGGCAACCGCCTCGCGGTAGTCCTCGGGCCCGGCCTGGATGACCCGGCGGGGCTCGGGCAGGCCGGAATCCGGGTCGGGGTGCTCACCCGCTGCCACCGCCATGGGCAGCGCCGCCAGCGCCAGCAGCAGACCGAGGCCGCAGACCTGCCACGCCCAATCCGCCGCCCGCTGGCCGCCGGCTGCCACCCATCGCCCGAAAACCTTCATCTCAAATCCACCCCCCGGAGATCCGCATTACCGTGCCAGCGCGCCAGCCCCCGAGGAGCCGACTACAATGGCTGCCAGGGTCCTGTGCGCCCTGTCCCGAAAGACTAGGGCAGGGCCTGGCCATTTGCGCGGGGTCGCCTGATACCCCACACCGCCCACAGCAACAGGATAGCCGCAGGAAAGGACGGAACCCCGATCATGCCCGGAAGCGCCCCCAGCCATCCGACCGGCCCCATCAAGGCCGACAACACCGCGAGCGCCCATGGCCCCGCGTGAGCCGTGGCAGTACAGCACCTGCGTCATCTGGGCCTGGCTGTCGTTGGCCGGCGCCGTCTACCTGACCCTGCTGCCCTTCCAGTTCGGTGACGTCACCCTGCAGCAGGCCTGGGAGACCTACCGCAACATGAGCCTGACCGGCCCCGGAGCATCGGGCCGGGCCCAGTTCATGGCCAACCTCTTCATGTTCATGCCGCTGGGGTTCTTCTGGGCCGCCTGGCTTTCCTACGGGCAGCGCGGGCTGGGGGTGGCCCTGCGCGCCTTCCTGGCCGTGGCCACCCTCGGCCTGCTGACCACCGCCACGGTGGAGTTCCTGCAGGTCTGGCTGCCCTTCCGCCACCCGGCGGGCGCCGATATCGCCGGCAACTTCACCGGCGCGGTGGCCGGTGCACTCGCCTGGTTCGCCCTGCGCGAGCCGCTGGGCCGCTGGGCGCGGGCGCTGTCCCGTCCGGGGCCGCAGGCCTTGCAGATCGCGCTGGCGATTTACGCCGCGGCCTACGTGGCCGCCGGGCTGGTCCCCTTCGACCTGGTGCTCTCCGCGGACGAACTGGCCCGTCGACTGCAGTCGGCCTCTGCCTGGGGGCTCTGGACCACGCCGGATGCCTGCACCGCCGGGCTTCGCTGTTACGCCTGGCTGACCCTCGAGGTGGCGGCCGCCATCCCGGTGGGCCTGCTGTTGGGGTACTGGCTGATGGGCCGGGGCATCGCTCCGTTGCTCGCCGGCATACCGCTGGCCGTCGCGTTGGGTGCCGCGCTGGAACTGCTCAACCTGTTGACCCTCAGCGGCATCACCGAGGGGCGCTCGGTACTGCTGCGCGCCCTGGGCATCACCCTGGGGCTCATCCTCTGCCGGCACGGGCCGGCACGGCCCGATGCGCTACTGGACCCGCTGGGGCGGCGCGCCCTGCTCATTGTGGCCCTCGCCACGCCCCTGTACCTGCTGCTCCTGCTGGGGCTGAACCACGGCCTGGGGCCCTACCACGCCGACTTCGCCCGCGCCTGGGCGCAGTTTGGCGAGCTGCGCCTGATCCCGTTCTATTACCACTACCACGTACCCGAGATCGTTGCCCTGCGCAGCACGGCGCTGCACCTGGCCATGTATCTGCCGGTGGGGGTGCTGGCCTGGCTCTGGCAGCTGCGGCACCCCCTGGGCCAGCGCCAGTTCTACACGCTGGCCGTCACCGCCGGTGTACTCACCGCCCTGGCCATGGAGACGGGCAAGCTGTTCGTGGAAAACGCCCGGCCCGACCCGGCCAGCCTGGTACTGGGCGGACTGGCTGCCTGGGGCGCGGCCGCCACGCTGGCCTGGCTGACCGCCACCAGCGGTGCCATCCGGCAGCGGCCGGAGGCGGACGGCGCGCCGGAACCCCCGGCCGCACCCCGCTTCGCCCTGACCGGGGAAAGCCCCTGGCACCAGGCGACGGCAGGGCTGTTGCTGCTGTTCACGCTGGCACTGGCCATCAGCTGGCCGGTGGCCGCCTGGGCCCTGACCCCGGCCCTGATCGGATACGCCGGGCTGCTGCTCTGGCGGCCGCAATTCGGCCTGCTGATCATCCCGGCGCTCATCCCCACGCTGGACCTGGGCCTGTACACCGGCCGGCTGTACCTCTCGGAGCTCGACCTTTTCCTGGCGGCCACCCTCGCCGTGGTGCTCTGGCGCTGGCCCCGGCGCCCTGGCCGCAGCCTGCTCGCCACCGCCATCCGCTGGCCGCTCTACCTGCTGCTGGCCTCCACCCTGATCAGTCTGGCCCTCACCCTGGTGCCACCAGGCCGGATCGACCTGGGACAGCTCTACCACTACGGCCACCAGTGGAACGGGCTGCGGGTGGCCAAGGGGCTGTTCGGTGCCCTGTTGCTGCTGGGGCTCATGCGCATCACCCCGCTGCCGCGGCGCGAGCAGTTGGAGCACTGGTGCCTGCCCGGCGTGGCGCTCGGGCTGCTCGGTGCGTTGCTCATCATCCTGCGCGAGCGCATCACCTATCCCGGGCTACTGGACCTGGACAGCCGCTACCGGATTACCGGCTTTTTTACCGACATGCACGTGGGCGGCCCCAGCGTGGAGACCTACCTGGTCCTGGCACTGGGGGCAGTGCTGGCCTGGGGGGCGCGCAAGCGCTTTGGGGCAGCGCTCACTCTGCTGGCCACCCTGGGCACCGGTTACGCCATAGCGGTCACCTATTCCCGGGGTGGTTACCTGGGGCTGGTGGTGGTCCTGCTGCTGTTCCTGGCCCTGGCATTGGTAGCCGCGCTGCGGCGCCGCCCACCGGCAGGTGAGGGTGACCACCCCGCCCCGGCCCCGGGGCGCGGTCACCTGGTGGCGGCGGCGCTGGCCCCCGTGCTGGCGGTGGCCGCGGTGGCCATCCCGTTCGCGGACAGTTTTGGCGAACGGCGCCTGGGCCAGGTGGGGCAGGATATGGAGCAACGCATCAGCCACTGGCAGGGCGGCTTGGCGCTGCCCGGTGGTACGGCATTCTCTCCGATGGTCGGCCGGGGGCTGGGCAGCTTCCCCGAGGCCTACCGTATTGGCAATCCGCAGGGCGTGCTACCGGCCAACTTCGGCTTCACCCGCAATGACGGGGAGTCCCTCCTGAGGCTCGGCCAGGGCGCCTCCCTGTTCCTGAATCAGCGGGTCTCGCCGCCCACCGGCACCCCGTTGCAGCTGCGCGCACGCGTACGCAGCGCCGCGCCGGCCGGTCTCGGCATCTACCTCTGCGAAAAGCCGGTGCGCCACTCCTTCGAGTGCCGCAACACCACCCTGCAACTGCCCGAGGGCTCCGGGTGGGTCACCCTCGGCTGGTCGACCACCACCGAGGGCATGGCGGATCAGGCGTGGCCCTTCCAGCGCGGGCTGGTACTGTCGCTGAGCAACCGGGGCCGCGACGGCGCCATTATCGACGTGGCCCAGCTGTCGCTCACCGATCCAGAGGGTCGCGAATACCTGCGCAACGGCGACTTCGCCCGCATGGGCCAGCACTGGTACATGAGTACCGACAACCTGGACACCTGGCGGCTGGAGAACCAGTGGCTGGAGGTCTACTTCGATCAGGGGGCGCTGGGGGTGATCGCCTTCGTTTGGCTGACCCTCGCCGGCATGGTGCTGCTGGTGCGGCGCGGCCTGCGGGGCGACGTGACGGCCATGGGCATCGCCGCCGCACTGGCCGGGGCGTTGACCGTGGGGCTGTTCAGCACCATCTTCTTCTCGGAGCGGATCACGTTGCTTTTCTATCTGCTCCTTCTGCTCGGGGTTGCCGGAACCGCGCGCGGGTCTAAGCTTGGTCCGGCGGGGGCAACAGCCATGCACCCACCAGGTGACAGGGAGAGGGTTTGACGGACAAGGGTTTTGAAGCGCGTTGGCGCGAGCGCTTCACCGCGCGCGGCGCACAGCTGGATGACGACGCCGGGATTGCCGGCTGGACGCCCACCGGGCTGAACAGTCGTGTCCGCCAGTTCCAGCGCCTGTGGCAGCAGACACCGGGCCAGGCCGGGCGCTGGCTGGATATCGGCTGTGGCGCCGGCACCTACACCCGCATGCTGCACCAGCAGGGCTATGCCGTGGCCGGGCTGGATTACTCCGCACCGTCGCTGCACAAGGCCCAGGCGCGCAGCCCGCAAGGCATTCCCTGGCTGGCAGCGGACATCCACCACCTGCCACTGGCCGACAACACCGCCGACGGCATCCTCTGTTTCGGGGTCATGCAGGCGCTGGCCGACCCGGCCCCGGCACTGGCGGAGCTGCGCCGGGTGCTGAAGCCCGGCGGCGAGCTCTGGGTCGATGCCCTCAACGCCCGCTGCCTGCCCACGGCCCTGCGGGAACAGCGTCGGCGGCGGGCCGGGCGCCCCCCGCACCTGCGCTACGATGACCCGCAGGCCCTGCGCGCCCTGGCGCAAGCCTCCGGGTTGCAAACGGTCGCGCTGCACTGGCTGCCACTGGCCCCCGGGCGACTGTCGGCGCTGCAACCCCTGCTGGAGGCCGGTATCAGCCGGGCCGCACTCTCGGCGCTGGCACCCTTGGGAGGAGGCCTGAGCCACTCTTTCATCCTGCGCACCCGGGCGATCTGAGTACTGGATGTAAATATTACCAACAGCCCCGCGCCCGGTGCGGGTCCTTCCATGTCAGGCTGCGCCCGGGCCAGAACCTTCTATACTCCGGCTGTGGCCGCTGACAGCGGCGGATGGGCGGATCGGGAACGGCGCAAGAACGCCAGTCACGTCGGTTTTTTTTACAGACCGATTGGCGACGGCCACACGCTCATTCGAGTGCCGCGCGCATTATTACGCAGAAACAGCAGGTTGGGAACGGGAAAAGAAGGCGGATCGAATTTTGCATGTAATCATGCAACGATGCCCCAGCGACAACCAGCAGGGCGGTCTTTCTCAGGGTGACCCACATGGCGCACAAGAACGTGGACAAACCGGAAACCGATAACTCAACGAAGCGACCGCGCGGCGTCAGCCGTCGGCGTTTCGGCCAGACTGCACTGGCCAGCGCACCCGTGGTGCTGATGGCGATGCACAGTCGCCCGCTCAAGGCCTCGGTCGCGGCCAACTGCACGCCATCCGGCTGGGTCTCCGGCAACACCTCGCCCCACCACGAGAAGGAGCCGTGCGGGGGGCGCACCCCGGGCTACTGGGCGGGCGGCAACCCGCATCACCCGCAGGGCTGGGTGGACAACAAGGACACGCTGGTCAACTCCAGTTACGGGTTCCCCGGCATCACCTATTTCGATGGCAGCGGCCCGGATGGCGAGGCGACCATGCTGGACGCCGTCAGTGGCCCCGGGCAGTACCCGCTGGGCATCAATTCCACCGACGAGCGGCAGGTCCTGCGCTTCGGCACTGCCGCACTGTTGAATGCCAAGTACTCGGAGGTCACGGACGGTTATCCCCTCTCCGAGGCCCAGGTGCGCGAGATGGTCATCGCCGTGCTCACCACCGGTTTCTACGAGAGCGGTACCGGTGAAACGCTGAACATGGAACAGATGCACCGCTTCCTGAAAAACACCATGGAGGCACCCACCTGGGGGCCTTAACCTGGGGTAGCTGATGCAGGACGCTGTCAGGCTACAGGACTGGGCACTCGCCCCGGAGACCGAGTACCGCTTCTGCGACGACCTGGTGCTGGCCTTCCATGCCGGCACCGGTGATACCCTCGTGCTGGCGGGAGCCGGGGCAGAGCTGCTAACGCTTCTGGACCGGCCGTCGGCTGATCACCCCGACACCCCCGAACCGGCCCTGCCGGCGCCTGCCGATTGCCAGGAAGCCCTGGAGGCCCTCCGTGACGCCGGCCTGATCCAGCCGAGGGCGCAAGCCTGATGCAGGTTTCAGAGCTGGGCACCCGGGAACTGCGCCGGCGCCTCACCCACGCAGGGCTCTGCCTGCAAACCGGCCCCTTTCGCACCCGCATCCACAGCCGGATACCCGCCGTGGCCGACGGCATTGCCTTTCAGTACCGCGACTTCCCGGTGGTACCGGCCGACAGCTTTTGCGACTTCCGCTGCCACCTGCGGGCGCCGCGCACCCTGCGCCGCTTCCACCGCCCGCAGGTGCTGTTCCTGGCCGACGGCCGCAGCATCTTCAAGCCCCTGGCCTACCACCAAGCCTTTCCCATGCTGGAGTGGGGCATGAACTGGTGCGTGGCCAACCAGACGCCCGAACACCTGGTCTTCCACGCCGCCGCGCTGGCCCGTGGTGAGCGCGCGTTGATACTCCCCGCGCCGCCGGGTGCCGGGAAAAGCACCCTGTGTGCCGCCCTGGCCCAGCGGGGCTGGCGCCTGCTCACCGACGAGTCCACCCTGCTGGACCCGGCCAGCGGCAGCGTCTGCGGCCCGGCCCGGCCGGTGAGCCTTAAGAACGCCTCTATCGAGGTGCTGCGCCGCTTCGCGCCGGAGGCGGTCATAGGCCCCGCCTGCCACGACACCATCAAGGGCACGGTGGCGCACATGCGCCCGCCCGAGGGGAGCGCGTTGGCGGCCGGGCAACCGGCGCGCCCGGCCTGGCTGGTCTTTCCCCGCTACCAGCCGGGCGCGGAAACCCGTCTCACACCCCGTC from Alkalispirillum mobile includes the following:
- a CDS encoding HprK-related kinase A, with protein sequence MQVSELGTRELRRRLTHAGLCLQTGPFRTRIHSRIPAVADGIAFQYRDFPVVPADSFCDFRCHLRAPRTLRRFHRPQVLFLADGRSIFKPLAYHQAFPMLEWGMNWCVANQTPEHLVFHAAALARGERALILPAPPGAGKSTLCAALAQRGWRLLTDESTLLDPASGSVCGPARPVSLKNASIEVLRRFAPEAVIGPACHDTIKGTVAHMRPPEGSALAAGQPARPAWLVFPRYQPGAETRLTPRHPAEAFMEMASQAFNYANLGRTAFHATADLIDQVEAYDFVYSRLEEAIDCFDALAD
- a CDS encoding nucleotide sugar dehydrogenase, which encodes MTALPTLDSARVAVIGLGYVGLPLAVEFGKAWPTLGFDIDPRRVRELRDGHDRTREVEPEELAAADRLGYTDDLQALRDCNVFVVTVPTPIDAHRRPDMRPLISASRTVGQVLKPGDVVIYESTVYPGATEEDCVPLLEAESGLVHNRDFFTGYSPERINPGDKAHRVTSIVKVTSGSTSEAADFVDALYARIITAGTHRAESIRVAEAAKVIENTQRDVNIALINELALLFEKLGLDTEAVLQAAGTKWNFLPFRPGLVGGHCIGVDPYYLTHKAQAVGHHPEMILAGRRVNDGMGAHIADATVRAMVRKGINPVGARVLLMGLTFKENCPDLRNTRVTDIHATLADYNTEVTVYDPWVDPAEAEEEYGITPLTRPPAAGSCDAIIVAVPHREFIEMGIEAVRALGKPHAVVYDVKSVFPRGTTDLRL
- a CDS encoding VanZ family protein; the encoded protein is MAPREPWQYSTCVIWAWLSLAGAVYLTLLPFQFGDVTLQQAWETYRNMSLTGPGASGRAQFMANLFMFMPLGFFWAAWLSYGQRGLGVALRAFLAVATLGLLTTATVEFLQVWLPFRHPAGADIAGNFTGAVAGALAWFALREPLGRWARALSRPGPQALQIALAIYAAAYVAAGLVPFDLVLSADELARRLQSASAWGLWTTPDACTAGLRCYAWLTLEVAAAIPVGLLLGYWLMGRGIAPLLAGIPLAVALGAALELLNLLTLSGITEGRSVLLRALGITLGLILCRHGPARPDALLDPLGRRALLIVALATPLYLLLLLGLNHGLGPYHADFARAWAQFGELRLIPFYYHYHVPEIVALRSTALHLAMYLPVGVLAWLWQLRHPLGQRQFYTLAVTAGVLTALAMETGKLFVENARPDPASLVLGGLAAWGAAATLAWLTATSGAIRQRPEADGAPEPPAAPRFALTGESPWHQATAGLLLLFTLALAISWPVAAWALTPALIGYAGLLLWRPQFGLLIIPALIPTLDLGLYTGRLYLSELDLFLAATLAVVLWRWPRRPGRSLLATAIRWPLYLLLASTLISLALTLVPPGRIDLGQLYHYGHQWNGLRVAKGLFGALLLLGLMRITPLPRREQLEHWCLPGVALGLLGALLIILRERITYPGLLDLDSRYRITGFFTDMHVGGPSVETYLVLALGAVLAWGARKRFGAALTLLATLGTGYAIAVTYSRGGYLGLVVVLLLFLALALVAALRRRPPAGEGDHPAPAPGRGHLVAAALAPVLAVAAVAIPFADSFGERRLGQVGQDMEQRISHWQGGLALPGGTAFSPMVGRGLGSFPEAYRIGNPQGVLPANFGFTRNDGESLLRLGQGASLFLNQRVSPPTGTPLQLRARVRSAAPAGLGIYLCEKPVRHSFECRNTTLQLPEGSGWVTLGWSTTTEGMADQAWPFQRGLVLSLSNRGRDGAIIDVAQLSLTDPEGREYLRNGDFARMGQHWYMSTDNLDTWRLENQWLEVYFDQGALGVIAFVWLTLAGMVLLVRRGLRGDVTAMGIAAALAGALTVGLFSTIFFSERITLLFYLLLLLGVAGTARGSKLGPAGATAMHPPGDRERV
- a CDS encoding class I SAM-dependent methyltransferase → MTDKGFEARWRERFTARGAQLDDDAGIAGWTPTGLNSRVRQFQRLWQQTPGQAGRWLDIGCGAGTYTRMLHQQGYAVAGLDYSAPSLHKAQARSPQGIPWLAADIHHLPLADNTADGILCFGVMQALADPAPALAELRRVLKPGGELWVDALNARCLPTALREQRRRRAGRPPHLRYDDPQALRALAQASGLQTVALHWLPLAPGRLSALQPLLEAGISRAALSALAPLGGGLSHSFILRTRAI